In the Sphingomonas faeni genome, CAGCGTCATCAAATCCCTTGTCCTCAACGAAGCGCATAGGACTCTCAATGCACACGACGAACGCCTCCGCGCCGCCACCTCACCCGCCGGCAAAGCCCAACCCTGACTATCACCCAGACTGGGAGCAACTGCACGACGACGCAAACGCTCGCCGGGAAGCGGCGTGGGCGGTGAAAGCCAGTCTAATGGGTCGTCTGCCGGATCTCACCGACACAGAGCGGACCGACCTGGCCGAGGCCGAGGTGGAATGGGAAGCCGCGCACCAGCTTTGTATGCTCTGCCTGGATACCTACCAGCACCGCACCTTCGAGGATGCAATGGCATGGCTGAACCAGACATTTTGTTCAATCAATCCGGTGAGTCTCCCCGATCTGCATGCGTTCAGCGACGTCCGGCAGCTCATAAAAGCAGCGTATCGGATCCACAGCAAACGGCTGGAGATGGAGACCATCGAGCGCAACATGCTCGATCTATCGCAAGCCGATAGGTTTTTGCCGTTCCTTAAGTTCGCGAACTGCAAAACGTGGGAAGTCACTATTCCCGCACATAATTATCGGACCGCATCTGACATCCATGCCCACTACACAATTGATGAAGTGGACAACGGCCTACATGTCGCAATACAAAATGCCAGGCGCTCTATGAGCGCCATCAACGCGTGCGAGATTCTCATCGAAGAGTTCTTGCGCCAGCAAGTAAGCCCATGGACGACACGACGCTGGTTCTTCGCCAAAAAACTACCGGCTATCACCTTCTATACATACATGCCGCCATCCCAATATAGCAAAGAGATGTTCAACCGCGTTGAACTGAGCGCACCGCTTGCTCGCGGCAAGCGGATCTCCGTGGTGGGATGGCCAAGCGTTGGATGCGTGCCAGCTGCAGTCAGACCCAACTGGTTGCCCGGCGGTCTCGCCGACTGGGGCACGTTCGACGACAACGCTGACACATGACCAGGGCTCAAAAGATCGGCCTGACCTGCTTCGCGCTCGTCGCGCTGCTCGGCACGCCGACCCTGGTCTTTCCGTTGGTCTGCGGCATATCGCGGCTTGGCTATGCGCCGGCGAACCCGGTGCCACCGTGGTGGTGGACCACACAGCAGAACCCCTTCGCCTCGACCTTCGCCTGGTTAAACTACGCCAACGCGGACGGCTGGCTCGGCTATGCGCACCTCTTCTGGTCGCAGACCGCCTTGTGGTGGCACGGATACGACATAACCCATGCCCTGGCCCCTCGCCTCGTTGCCAGCGGGCTCGCCGGCGTAGCGGTCGCGTTCAGCCTGGTCGTGGCAGCCGTTCGCGCCGCCCAACCCGAAACCCGTACCGAACGCCATCACGAACGCGGCTCGAAGCTCGTCGAGCGTGAGGACGCCGCCCGGTTCGTTCGGGCACTCGTTGTCCGGGAAATAGAGACATCGCACGGCAAACTCGCGGCAATCGCGAGCAGCATCGGCTTACGCCTGCGCGGGCCGTCAGGCCGTCACATCCGAGCGGTACGCAAGGACGCCAAGGTTCAACCCCGCCAGATCTCGCGAGCAACCGCGCGCGGCGACGCTGCAGTCATGAAGATTGCTGCGGCCGGCGTTGATGCAGGCCTGGTGCGGATGGCAGGCATCCCGATGCCCTATTCGAGCGAAACCCTGCACACCCTCATCGCCGCCTCGCCCGGTACGGGCAAGACCGTGGCGCTGCGCGAACTGCTCACCGATCTCAGGCGCCGGGGCGACCGCGTGATCTGCGTCGATGCCGGTTACGACCTGAGCCCTGGCTTTCGCAGTCCTGACGATCTGATCCTGTCACCCGTCGATCCACAGTCGGTCGGTTGGTCGCTGCGCAACGAGGTTCGGAATGAGACCGAATGGGGCTCGCTGATCAAATCGATGATCCCGGCGCAGAACGGCCCGGCCGGCACCTGGCAGCGCAAAGCTCAGGATTTCATGACCTCGCTGTGCGAGGCGGTTGGGAGCGCAGCCGACAACCGTAAGCTGCTCGAGATCGCCACGGTCTGGTCGACCGACCAGTTGCTCGAGCTGCTCGAGGGCACGCCTGCCGCCATCGCGCTCGGCGAAGGCGGCGAGGAATATCTCAACAGCGTGCGCAACAACATCAATGAAAGTCTGTCGGCCTGGAAACGCGGGCCTGACGGCAACTTTTCGGTCCGCAGCTACATGAATGCCAGCGATGAACGCCGCTGGCTCTGGCTGCCTTACACCGATCTGGAAGCGGCAGTCTGCCAGCCCGCGATCGCAAGCTGGATCGACATCATGATCAACGCTGCAACCGAACGTCGTGATGCAGGTGGCAAGCCCGGCGGGCACCGCACCTGGATCATCATCGACGAGCTGAACTCGATGGGCCTCATCCCCAATCTGTCGAAGCTCGGCGCGCGCCTGCGCAAATATGACATTTGCGGGGTCGGCATCATCCAGGACGATGCCCAGCTGAAATCGACCTACGGCGTCTACGACGCCGATACGATCTTCAGCACGTTCTCGAACAAGGTCTATTTCCGCTGCAGCAGCGCCGGCCTCGCCAGACGCATATCGGACGACCTCGGCATGACCGAATACCGCGAGGTGCGCTATGCCACCTCGCGGTCGCGCACCGCCGGTAAGGTTACGCAAAGTACCTCGACGTCGGAGCAACACGTCAAACGCGAACTGTTTTTGCCAAGCGAGATCCAGAACCTTCCCACCCGTTGCGGCGTCGTCAAATTCGCCGAAGTGGACTCAGTGCTGCCGACCTACCTGTGGGTGCCGCCTCGCCCGCGCCGATGATCACTCACGCTGGCCGCGTGGCTTAGGTGCCTCGCCTGACACCGCGCTTGGCTTTTCACCCCGCGCAGACAAATCGCTTCTTTCTCCGACCGCGCGCTGCGGTCCGCTAGCCTGACCGACCTGCTCGGCCCGTGCGAGCCGCTCAGCGGCCGTCAGGGGCGCATCTGGCGGTTGGGCCGCCCTTTCCTGCTCGATGCGCCTGAATCTGTCTGACACAGCCTCCCTGCCCGCCTGTGAAGACCCTTCGGCCTCACGCTCGCGATTGATCCGCTCGAAGCGCTCCTGAACGCTACCGAGCACCTGCCCGACCTTCTGGCCAATGCCCTGCACCACCTCACGCGCCACCTGAGCGGCGCGCTCGACCTGGTGGCGGACCTGCTCGCGCATCTGCTGCGCCAGCACACGCGCTTGCTCCACCCAGTTGTCGATCGCGCTGGCCGCGTCGCGGGCCTGCATGCGGGGATCGTCGCTCCGCGGCGTCCCCGCGCCAATCCCCATCTCCTGCAGCTCGTCGCGGATCTGCGCCATCTCCTGCGCAACCGCACGGCGCTCGGCCGTGATCTCACGCCCGAAATGCTCCTTCTGAGGTTCCTGTGCGATGCCCCGCTCGGCATGGCTACGGTGATCGACCCGCCGTTCGACCTGCGCCAGTTCCAGCGCATCGTTCTGGATCTGGGCGAGGCGTTCGCGCAGCGCCAATATCTCCTTGGGACCCTGTTTTTGGTCGTCCAGCTCGCGGGTTTTCTGCCCGAACCCGTCGGGGTCGACCGTCCGCGTCGTTGTCAGCACATGCATGTGCCAGTTGCGCTGATCGCCGTCCGGGCTTGGTGTGTGCAAGGCCACGTCGACAGCGACCCGGTAGCGTTGGACGAGCTCGCGGGCGAACTGCTCGGCAACCTCGCGCCGCTCTTCCTTGTTCAGCTCATGGGGTAAGCCAACGATATACTCGCGGGCCGTCTGCGAGTTACTCCGCCGTTCGGCGTGTTCAGCGGCATTCCACAGTACCGAGCGGTCCTGGGCCCATTCGGCCCCCTCCGGCGTGACGATGAACCCATCCTCGACGCCGCCCCGCGCCCGGAAGTCATGGATCTCACCAGTGCGCTCGTCGGTGAACCGTTCACCGTGCCGATAGGCGGCAGCCGCCACCGCACTGTCACCCCGGCTGCGCTGCACGGGGCTGGTGC is a window encoding:
- a CDS encoding type IV secretion system DNA-binding domain-containing protein; protein product: MPPWWWTTQQNPFASTFAWLNYANADGWLGYAHLFWSQTALWWHGYDITHALAPRLVASGLAGVAVAFSLVVAAVRAAQPETRTERHHERGSKLVEREDAARFVRALVVREIETSHGKLAAIASSIGLRLRGPSGRHIRAVRKDAKVQPRQISRATARGDAAVMKIAAAGVDAGLVRMAGIPMPYSSETLHTLIAASPGTGKTVALRELLTDLRRRGDRVICVDAGYDLSPGFRSPDDLILSPVDPQSVGWSLRNEVRNETEWGSLIKSMIPAQNGPAGTWQRKAQDFMTSLCEAVGSAADNRKLLEIATVWSTDQLLELLEGTPAAIALGEGGEEYLNSVRNNINESLSAWKRGPDGNFSVRSYMNASDERRWLWLPYTDLEAAVCQPAIASWIDIMINAATERRDAGGKPGGHRTWIIIDELNSMGLIPNLSKLGARLRKYDICGVGIIQDDAQLKSTYGVYDADTIFSTFSNKVYFRCSSAGLARRISDDLGMTEYREVRYATSRSRTAGKVTQSTSTSEQHVKRELFLPSEIQNLPTRCGVVKFAEVDSVLPTYLWVPPRPRR
- the mobQ gene encoding MobQ family relaxase — its product is MTTVTAMPHVRTSPVQRSRGDSAVAAAAYRHGERFTDERTGEIHDFRARGGVEDGFIVTPEGAEWAQDRSVLWNAAEHAERRSNSQTAREYIVGLPHELNKEERREVAEQFARELVQRYRVAVDVALHTPSPDGDQRNWHMHVLTTTRTVDPDGFGQKTRELDDQKQGPKEILALRERLAQIQNDALELAQVERRVDHRSHAERGIAQEPQKEHFGREITAERRAVAQEMAQIRDELQEMGIGAGTPRSDDPRMQARDAASAIDNWVEQARVLAQQMREQVRHQVERAAQVAREVVQGIGQKVGQVLGSVQERFERINREREAEGSSQAGREAVSDRFRRIEQERAAQPPDAPLTAAERLARAEQVGQASGPQRAVGERSDLSARGEKPSAVSGEAPKPRGQRE